Within the Leisingera thetidis genome, the region TCGAGGAGAACTCATGCGCGATCTGGAAGGTGCGCAGCAGCCCCTTGTGGAACAGCTGGTGCGGGGGCAGGCCGGTGATATCTTCGCCGTCCATGGTGACACGGCCGGAGGTCGGCGGCAGAACACCCGCGATTACATTGAACAAAGTGGTCTTGCCGGCGCCGTTCGGGCCGATCAAACCGGTTATGGAGCCCTTAGCGATTTCCAGCGAAGCGCCGTCCACCGCTTGGAACCCGCCGAAGTGCTTATGCAAGTCCTCGACGACGATCATGTCATTTCATCCCCTGCCGCAGTTTTGCGGCGTTTTTAAATTTGGAACAGCCCGGGCGGAACCCGGGCTGATCTTTCGCGTGTCTTTTCAGTTTCTTATCAGCGGAACTTGACGGTTTCGATTTTTCCGCCCTGAACTTCGACTTCACGGTAGGAGCCAGCGCTCTCACCGGGGCCGATCAGCTCAACGCCGGTCGCGCCCTGATAGTCGATCTCACCGCCGGCGGCGAGAATTTCCAGTGCCTTGCCCAGCTCGCCGGGGTTGATCGGCTCGCCGGGGGCATTGGCAACGTCAAGGATCTTGCCCATGTAATCTGCCGCGTCAGTGGAGTTGGCAGCCTGCATGGCCAGCAGGAACAACGCAGCTGCGTCATAGGATTCCGGGGCATAGGCCGACGTGCCGTCAAAGCCCGCTTCCTTGGCCATTTCAGCGAAGATCTTGGACCCTTCGCTGTCCGATCCCGCAATCTGGCCAAACGAGCCATCAAGGTCCGGGCCGACGTTTGCGGGCAGGGAGTCGCCAATCATGCCGTCAGGCAGCCCGAATTTGTCAAAGGCACCGCTGTCGAGCGCGCCTTGAATGATGCCCAGACCGCCCTGATCCAAATAGCCGGCCACGACCAGAACGTCGCCGCCAGCCGAGGCCAGGGACCCGACTTCGGCGGAATAGTCGCCTTTGCCGTCTTCGTGGGCCGCAACGATTGTGACTGTGCCGCCGGAGGCTTCAAACGCGGATTGAATGGAATCCGCAAGGCCCTTGCCATAGTCGTTGTTGGTATAGGTCAAGGCGATCGAGGACACGCCGCGCTCGTTCAGGACGTCGGCCATGATCTGGCCTTGGCGCGCATCAGACGGGGTCGTGCGGAAGAACAGGCCGTTGTCTTCCATCGTGCTCAGCCCGGGCGAGCTGGCCGACGGCGAAATCATCACCATGCCGTTCGGAATAGCCACATTCTGCAGAACTGCGCCTGTCACCCCCGAGCAGTCACCGCCGACAATGCCGTTCACGCCTTCAGAAATGATCTTCTCAGCGTTTGCCACAGCCAGACCGTTGTCGACGCAGCCGTTGTCGGCACGCACGGAGGTGACTGTTGCGCTGTCCAGCAGCTTGCCGGACTTGGTGACTTCTTCCATGGCCAGTTCCGCGCCGCTGGCCATTGCAGGCGTCAGCGATTCAATCGGGCCGGTGAATCCGAACAGAATTCCCAGTTTCACTTCCTTGGCGTGGCCGCCGGCATATGCGGTGCCAGCCGTCAGCGCAGCGGCCGCGGTGGCCATCAGCAGTTTCTTCATTTGAAAACTCCCATTGTTGGAACAAAAATGTTCACATCGGACCCTAGGCAAGCCGGTTGAAAAAGGAAAGTCCTATTGAACCGGAACAGTTTTCCTAAGGCCGCTTGGTCCAGGCTGCGCGTCTTCAGGATCCCCGGATGCAGCGCCGGCGCGGATTTACCGTGGAATCAGCAGAAGGAAAAGACCTCCATGTTGCAGTTTATCCGCCGTCTGGCAGCCGCCGTGACTCTCCTGCCGGTTTTCTCGCCTGCGCTGGCTGAAAATCTCGCAACCAGCCAGGGAGAGCTTAGCCTGACCCGTGTGGCGGGAGGGTTCGATGTGCCCTGGGCGTTTGGCTTCCTGCCGGATGGCGGTGTGCTGGTGACCGAGCGTGGCGGGCACCTGTTTCATGTCCGCGGCGGACAAAAGAAACGGGTCAGCGGCACCCCTGAGGTGGCCGCCGAAGGGCAGGGCGGGCTGCTCGATGTGATGGTGCCGCGGGACTTTGCCCAAAGCCGGGAAGTGTTTCTCACCTATGCAAAACGCCAGGGGCGCGGGGCGGGCACGGCGCTGGCCGCCGGGCAGCTCAACCCGGACAACACCAGGCTGGTCAATGTCAGGGTGTTGTTCGAAGCCGCCCCCGGCGCGCGGGGCGGCCGGCATTTCGGCGCCCGCGTGGTCGAGGCGCGGGACGGCACCCTGTTTCTCTCGCTGGGCGAGCGCGGCGACCGCCCCAGCGCGCAGGACCTGCGGCTGCATCAGGGATCAGTGGTGCGGATCAACCGTGATGGCACGGTCCCTGCCAGCAATCCGTTCATCGGCACGCAGGGCGCCCAGCCGGAGATCTGGTCCTACGGGCACCGCAATCCGCAAGGCATGGCGCTGGATCTGCAAGGCAAC harbors:
- a CDS encoding ABC transporter substrate-binding protein, with protein sequence MKKLLMATAAAALTAGTAYAGGHAKEVKLGILFGFTGPIESLTPAMASGAELAMEEVTKSGKLLDSATVTSVRADNGCVDNGLAVANAEKIISEGVNGIVGGDCSGVTGAVLQNVAIPNGMVMISPSASSPGLSTMEDNGLFFRTTPSDARQGQIMADVLNERGVSSIALTYTNNDYGKGLADSIQSAFEASGGTVTIVAAHEDGKGDYSAEVGSLASAGGDVLVVAGYLDQGGLGIIQGALDSGAFDKFGLPDGMIGDSLPANVGPDLDGSFGQIAGSDSEGSKIFAEMAKEAGFDGTSAYAPESYDAAALFLLAMQAANSTDAADYMGKILDVANAPGEPINPGELGKALEILAAGGEIDYQGATGVELIGPGESAGSYREVEVQGGKIETVKFR
- a CDS encoding PQQ-dependent sugar dehydrogenase, whose product is MLQFIRRLAAAVTLLPVFSPALAENLATSQGELSLTRVAGGFDVPWAFGFLPDGGVLVTERGGHLFHVRGGQKKRVSGTPEVAAEGQGGLLDVMVPRDFAQSREVFLTYAKRQGRGAGTALAAGQLNPDNTRLVNVRVLFEAAPGARGGRHFGARVVEARDGTLFLSLGERGDRPSAQDLRLHQGSVVRINRDGTVPASNPFIGTQGAQPEIWSYGHRNPQGMALDLQGNLWVAEHGAKGGDEVNRVRKGANYGWPVISYGRHYSGARIGEGSAKPGMEQPEWYWDPSIAPSGMMIYSGRMWPAWRGDIFVGSLKFDYISRLSGTALKEVEQLRSGETGRIRDVQEAPDGSIWFASETEGAIFRLAR